From the Huiozyma naganishii CBS 8797 chromosome 2, complete genome genome, one window contains:
- the DLS1 gene encoding Dls1p (similar to Saccharomyces cerevisiae DPB3 (YBR278W) and DLS1 (YJL065C); ancestral locus Anc_1.311), which produces MSLEPDVERVERIAKNDPEYMDTSPEALAATAFVTQYFIQQLCGDSLSVSAYRNAPSAAGDGDGEGPTLHLEYMDIADCVAVRNQYAFLGEMIPRTKNLAELVAQNKVRYVTEVFTPAQVGVARDGGSLASSSGAVQIDIDTESD; this is translated from the coding sequence ATGTCGTTGGAACCGGATGTGGAGCGTGTGGAGCGCATAGCGAAGAACGATCCAGAGTACATGGACACGTCGCCGGAGGCTCTTGCTGCGACGGCGTTTGTCACGCAGTACTTCATCCAGCAGCTGTGCGGGGACTCCCTCAGCGTGTCCGCTTACCGGAATGCACCCTCCGCTGCGGGcgatggtgatggtgaGGGTCCCACGTTACATCTCGAGTACATGGATATCGCGGACTGCGTGGCCGTGAGGAACCAGTACGCCTTCTTGGGGGAGATGATACCGCGGACGAAGAACTTGGCGGAACTCGTCGCTCAGAACAAAGTGAGGTACGTGACAGAGGTGTTCACGCCAGCCCAGGTTGGCGTGGCCCGTGATGGTGGGTCGCTGGCAAGTTCCTCCGGTGCTGTCCAGATAGATATAGACACGGAGAGTGACTGA